The following coding sequences lie in one Glycine soja cultivar W05 chromosome 16, ASM419377v2, whole genome shotgun sequence genomic window:
- the LOC114390039 gene encoding 13-hydroxylupanine O-tigloyltransferase-like — MVLQTSSLGFIVRRHPPELVAPANPTPREVKLLSDIDDQNGLRYQLPLVLFFPYQPSMEGKDPVEVIREALSKTLVFYYPFAGRLREGPDGKLMVDCNGEGAMFIEADADVTIEQFGNNFMPPFPCFDELLYNVPGSDGMIDTPLLLIQVTRLKCGGFIFALRMNHTICDGSGICQFLKALSEMAHGAPKPSILPGWHREILCAREPPRITCIHQEYQQLPPDSRSIFISHQLTLLEVEGPTVLSKLR, encoded by the exons ATGGTTCTCCAAACTTCGTCTCTAGGGTTTATAGTGAGGAGGCACCCACCAGAGCTAGTAGCCCCAGCCAACCCCACTCCCCGTGAAGTTAAGCTATTATCTGACATAGATGACCAAAATGGCCTTCGTTACCAACTTCCACTGGTGCTATTCTTTCCTTACCAGCCTTCAATGGAAGGGAAAGACCCTGTTGAAGTCATTAGAGAAGCACTATCCAAAACACTTGTGTTTTACTATCCCTTCGCGGGAAGGCTTAGGGAGGGTCCTGATGGCAAACTAATGGTGGATTGTAATGGAGAAGGTGCCATGTTCATTGAGGCTGATGCAGATGTGACAATTGAGCAGTTTGGTAATAATTTTATGCCTCCATTCCCTTGCTTTGATGAGCTCCTCTACAATGTTCCTGGTTCAGATGGAATGATTGACACCCCACTGCTGCTTATACAG GTAACACGTCTCAAGTGTGGTGGTTTCATCTTTGCACTCCGAATGAATCATACTATATGTGATGGAAGTGGAATTTGCCAATTTCTGAAGGCGTTATCAGAGATGGCACACGGTGCACCAAAGCCTTCTATTCTCCCTGGCTGGCACAGGGAGATTCTATGTGCTAGAGAACCACCAAGAATCACATGCATCCATCAAGAATACCAACAACTACCACCTGATTCAAGAAGCATCTTCATATCCCATCAAC